The genomic segment ACACACCCTATGTATAAATTGAATTATGTCTTAAGATTGAGAATTTTTGAGTTTATTTACATCTAAAGTACAATTCACAACAAAGATACAATTGTTTATGTTGAAACACATGAGAGATATAAATCTTTCGGCGCGGAAGAGTGGTGTAGTTATATTCCATTGTCAGGCGAGGAAACTGTATCGTGTGTGAGGGTGATTCAGGTCGTCGTCACCTGCGATTGATATATCAATTTGTAGGGCAGACGAAAACAAAGAGGAAACGTTTAAGCTGGCAAATGGCAATAAGGCACAAACACAAGAAATAAACCTTGGATCGACAATTCCATCCAAGGTTTATTTTTTGTGTCGCTGTTATCCTGGCGTTCTGCTCTAATTTATTTGATAATTTCCATAAAATCTATACTGCTTGTGACGACTTACTTATCAATGCTGCTATAGCAATCCTAAATCATTCATGAAAAATTTTTAGTACTGTAGATGGCATCCGCTTGCGGAATTGAAACATCATTTATTCTACGCTAAAATAACTTGTCCCAATCGCTTCATAATTTGCAATACCTCTCCCAACTCATGACGGCGAGGAAATAATGAAAAAGCCTGTATAATTCCTCTTCACGCTCGGTTTTCACTAGCTGTAAAGCTATGTTCACACAAATTGCATTTACCCCCCTTGGAAAGGCTGCAGTGTACACACAAGTCTTCTAAAGTGCATTAAAAGCGGTTTCGATCCCCCCTAACCCCCCTTAAAAAAGGGGGGAACTTCATTCCAATTCTCCCTTTTCACGATGTTTCATCTCTTTTCTAGAGATCTGTACACCACCGTAGCAATGGATTGGGGGGAGATCGGATTTTTAGTTCCCTCTCCAATCCATCGAGGAGGGTTAGGGTGGGGTAAAACTAATCTTCAAATACTTCTACTAGAGAGTGAAGGTTCAAACCAAACTCCATGCTCAATAACTAACATCAAATGACTGACAGTAATTGTTTTCAGAATGCCATGGCGTAAGCGATAGTACCAATTAAAAAGTAGGGAAAATAAATGTGGTTCTTCATGGAAGTAGCGATAAAAAACAAAGCCATGCCAATCTATCTTCCAGTTTTCAGTAATTTTAGAAAAAAGTACATGAACATCATCACC from the Tolypothrix bouteillei VB521301 genome contains:
- a CDS encoding DUF1493 family protein produces the protein MDTFNQLAVILSNEIGVRRQDITLHARLREDLKIDGDDVHVLFSKITENWKIDWHGFVFYRYFHEEPHLFSLLFNWYYRLRHGILKTITVSHLMLVIEHGVWFEPSLSSRSI